One Serratia liquefaciens genomic window, GTTCCATCAACCTGCGCGGGCGTTTGCCTGTGCCGCAGTAAATATGGGCCTTCCGCTGGCCGCGTTTTTTTGTCTTTGCACCGTCCCTTCCGCCGCCTGAGCAGCAGTTTCCCCGCGGCCTCTCTGAATGACGTTAAACGGTTACCAGCAGAGGACAAAGGGGGGAAACGCCATGGCGATTAATGCGATTGATGTTAATGAGGCGGCCAAGCCGCAACTGCGTAAAAGCCTGAAGCTGTGGCAAGTGGTGATGATGGGGTTGGCCTACCTGACGCCCATGACGGTGTTTGACACCTTCGGCATCGTCTCCGGCCTGACCGACGGTCACGTTCCTGCCGCTTATTTGCTGGCGCTGGCCGGCGTGTTGTTTACCGCCATCAGCTACGGCAAGTTGGTTCGCAAGTTTCCGACCGCCGGTTCCGCCTATACCTATGCGCAAAAGGCCATTAACCCGCACGTCGGCTTTCTGGTGGGGTGGTCCTCGCTGCTCGACTACCTGTTCCTGCCGATGATCAACACCCTGTTGGCAAAGATTTATCTGACCGCGCTGTTTCCCGAGGTGCCGCCGTGGGTGTGGGTGGTAGGCTTTGTGATCATCATTACCGCCATCAACCTGAAAAGCGTCAATTTGGTGGCTAACTTTAACACCCTGTTTGTTCTGGCCCAGATAGCGATCATCGTGGTGTTTATCTTCCTGGTAGTGCGCGGTTTGCACAACGGTGAAGGGTTGGGGACGGTGTGGAGTCTGCAACCCTTCGTCAATGAGAATGCGCATTTACTGCCGATCATCACCGGCGCCACCATTTTGTGCTTTTCGTTTCTCGGCTTCGACGCGGTTACCACCCTGTGTGAGGAAACGCCCGATGCCGCCAGGGTGATCCCAAAGGCTATCTTCCTGACTGCGCTGTACGGTGGGGTCATCTTTATCAGCGTCTCCTTCTTTATTCAGCTGTTTTTCCCTTCCATCCAGCGCTTTCATCAGCCGGACGCGGCGCTGCCGGAAATTGCGCTGTACGTAGGCGGCAAGCTGTTCCAGTCGATTTTCCTGTGCATTACCTTTATCAATACGCTGGCATCGGGTCTGGCCTCGCACGCCAGCG contains:
- a CDS encoding APC family permease; the protein is MAINAIDVNEAAKPQLRKSLKLWQVVMMGLAYLTPMTVFDTFGIVSGLTDGHVPAAYLLALAGVLFTAISYGKLVRKFPTAGSAYTYAQKAINPHVGFLVGWSSLLDYLFLPMINTLLAKIYLTALFPEVPPWVWVVGFVIIITAINLKSVNLVANFNTLFVLAQIAIIVVFIFLVVRGLHNGEGLGTVWSLQPFVNENAHLLPIITGATILCFSFLGFDAVTTLCEETPDAARVIPKAIFLTALYGGVIFISVSFFIQLFFPSIQRFHQPDAALPEIALYVGGKLFQSIFLCITFINTLASGLASHASVSRLLYVMGRDNVFPEKYFGYIHPKWRTPSLNVLLVGLVALSALSFDLVTATALINFGALVAFTFVNLSVISHFYIREGRNKSWKDRFNYLFLPLVGALTVGVLWLNLEKSSLTMGLIWAGMGFAYLVYLTRRFRQPPPQFERQPQQ